GTGGTGGTGTTGACTTGGTTGATGGTTTGTGTATTTTAGCTGTTGCAGAGCTTTAAGATCATGGACTACAGTTTGTTGGTTGGAATCCACAATGTGGATCAGGCGAGCCGTGAGCGTCTCGGTGCAGGGGAAAGCTGCAGGCCGGTGGAGGGGGCAGTCACACCTGACCAGAAGAGACCTCAGGTCCAAAAAGCCCTGTACAGTACAGCTATGGAGTCTATCCAGGGAGAGGCACGCGGGAAGGGCACAGTGGACAGCGAGGACCAGTCAGTCACCCATTTCTTAACCATAGACATCTCTTGgcctttctcactcactcaaattatatataaaattaattgtGTCCAGCTGGcgtttgcattttcttttcccTGTTCGTTCCGACCACATTTCTCTGTCTGAAAGCTTGCATTTAATTCACCCAAGAGCACTGGCAGTTTGGGAAACTGTCTTCCAGAAGCAAATGTATTTGATCtgtctctttaaaaaacaattgtGATTGTGGCAGAGGAAATCTAGTTGACAACAGCATCTTTGCTTCCAAAACTTGTTTGGTCAATACTATGCAGCTGCTGCTAATTTGTATGAAGTTGCATTAAGTCCACAGTGAAATGTAGGAAATAATAATGTGTGCAAAATATCATATTGTGAATGTGCATTCAGAATGCACAttgtgtatgagtgagagaataaaCCAGCAGGAATCCTGATCAGTATGATACTATGAGATTTCATTTGTGATACAGTTAAGGCTTTAATTTAATTAGAAATCGATACTCGGTCGATACCCATGATGGGGTTTCACACACGGGAAATGATCAGTAGTTTTATTCTCTGTATTGGGTAGCTCTGATCTCCTGCAGATTTAAGTTCCCAGTGGTTCTTTTTATTAGACTGTTGGTCTGTATCGATACACTAAACTagctagtttttaaaaaaaattattattatttttttttaataaactttatGCTAGCTGCCACATTTTCTCCTAGTCAGTGGGGCTTCTGGGCAATCAAAACTTGAAACTGGGCAGCACATTGGAGCTTTTACTTGCCTGGTGGGCTTGTTAATGTGTATATCATTAATCTACACCTGCTCGACTTTGTAAAACAATGTCTTACTTttctatctgtttgtttgtttaggtgGGGAGGTATCCCAGCTCGGAACAGTAAAGGAGAGCGGCTGCTGGTTTACATTGGCATTATTGACATTCTGCAGTCGTACAGGTAACTCAACACCCCATGCTTACTGGAGTTGTGAGGTAATAGGTTTTCTAGGCTATTCAGTAAAACAATTTCAAAACATTATTAAGCTAATGATAATCCCATTACTTTACTAGACGAGTGAGCAGAGAGGTTTCAAAAGAAACATGGCTGCTGTGATGTGGCAAGCGATGCTTGTAGTTTTGGTACCATGTCTAAAGATGATAATTACATATTAAACATACAAAGTGTTTACATTTGTATTGCGTGTGTTTCTTTAACATGACTTGCCATGTTCTTGGAAATGTGGCTTTGTAGATTCATCAAGAAGTTAGAACATTCCTGGAAAGCACTGGTTCATGATGGGGTAAGATTATTAAGTGTAATCTATCCTTGGATCAGTTTGATTCAAGATTTTAACATCATGCTATTTGAAAATGCCATGGCCCTGTGGTTATTCTACCctacatttttccttttttccaggACACTGTGTCTGTTCACCGGCCAGGCTTCTATGCAGAGCGATTCCAGCGCTTTATGTGCAACACAGTATTTAGGAAAACAAGTAGGTCTCAATATTATCTTCATTCACTGTCACTTATCGTCATTCTCTTAAGACATGGATCTTTTGTAATGTGCTCTATTTGTTGGAAAATGTGTGCTGTATGTGCTTATGTTTTGGtgctctctttctcactttctgtccCCAGTGAGGTCATCGCCATCGAAAAAGAGCCGTTCGGGTTGTCAGAGTGTGGCTCGGAGGCTGCCCATGGGCACTGCTTTCCCGAGTGCCCAGTCCAGCAGCCACATGCTTCTTAATGCTCAACTCGTCTATCGTTCCCACTTTACTCACAGTGACCCAGACGTTGAAATTGGTGAGAAAGGAGAAATTGTGTGACCGAAGAAATCCAGTATCTTTTCAAACCTAGGTTTGAGAGacaattgtttttattcatctgtttaattattttctagGTGTGCAGTCGGGCAGACCTGACCTTCTCCGGAGCATGCCTTCCCAGGCTGGAACCTCGAGTGAATTTGAAGTAACTGATATGCCTAATCCCTCAGTGCCCCCAATGAGGTATTACCACATTGACTTGGTTCAGTATcttaacacatttttatttaatgtcacACTTTCAAAATGTCAAgctttcagaattttttttttgttcatggtttatattgtgttgtttttttttttttggtataggTCAGTAGGAGTGGAGGTGCACAAATCTGCAAGCACAGAACCTGATGGCAACACTTTTCTCAGGTATAGCTGAACACATGCTTTGTTAATATGACTCTATGCTTCATTGCATGATCATTGAAAGGCTCACTGCTTCCCCTACCTCTTTCTTTTAGTTTGGGTGATGCAGTTGGAGACGAGCAGATGAGTAATGAAGATGCCATTTCTCTCAAAGACATCATCCCAGAGACCAACATTTGTTTTGTAAGTCTAATGCTAACTGCTGACCATTGTTGATGCCTTTCCATCAAAACCTCTGCATGCGGTAAAGTTGTTAAATGTTGCAGTGAGACGAGTCTAGATTAGATGAGACtaaatgttaatgtgtttgACTAGATGTGATACCGAACATGAAAATGATTTACATAGCTCTTAGCAATGCAAATGTTTTTCTAAATAACAATTTATTATCGTGCCAGGTGCAAAATAACCTCAGGATGCCAAACAGTTTGCACTACAGGTTGTGCACTCCATTTAAGAATAAGCTACAGAAAACAGACAAATGGTAGAGAAATTGTTCCTGAGAAGCAATGTTGAACCTTTGCACAACTGTGACTTATTTGATTACTGTGGTCACTGGTCTGAAGCACATAAAACTGGGTGGCAAATTAGGGCCAATATACTGCTAAAGCAGTATTTGAAAGGCTTTTTGAGAGAATACATACTTATAAACTGCACCTTTTGTCTGGTTTACAGTAAGACTGCCAGAAAACGTGATGCAGAAAAAGAGGGAGACGAGAGCCTTGGATCAACTGAATGATAAGCCGTCTCTCCCTGTGAGAAGGAGAGGAAGGATTTCCAAACCTTTGGAGGGACACCCCAGTGGGTATGGGAAGGAGAACGTGAGCGATAGACTCTTCTCTTTCTCCAACACTGGTATGCTGCTATAACTCCACCTGTTGAGTACACAATTCCTTCCCTGGAAAAGTCACCTCCGGTCTCGCACTGCACGTTGTTAAGAAACACATAGACTTTGGTCTTTCCCTTGAAACACAGTGTTGCTCctacatacatgtactgagAAAGAAGACTGGTGATTATTTATTCTATCAATTCTGTTCTGATTTTGCTCTATTTTTGCAAACTGCAAACAAATTATATTGGTATTTCATACTGGGTGTTAATGCTCTTTTTATGTCACAGTATTAGTTAAATACTCCGGTGGGCTTTTTACTTTATTCCCATAATTATGAAGATGATCTGCTTTTGCAGTAATGTGTAGAAGAGATATGTTATTTGCCGTTTAACCTGTAGGGTTATTTCAGAATGATGCATCTTCAGTCCTGCTTAAAGACCTCATCGCTGAAGAAAAGGATGCTGGAGCAAATCAAAATGTGTGCTCCTGTTCAGTAATTAGTCACTCAAGCCCTACTGTGAATGGGGTGATCTCTAAACTGTTATTACTGCGATCTACCTGGTATATGACTGTTCAAAAATCAGTTACCTGTGTAGTTTTTCCCCCTCTCAAAAATGAAGAAGCAAATATTCTTCTTGTGCTTCTCTGTTCTGCTAGTGTCTTAATCTGTGTTTTGGTGCCAATCACTGTTATTTTCTATTGACTTTTTCTTATTCTACTCTTTGGCTGTCCTAATTTGTGTATGCATTTGAAAATCttctaagcttttttttttttttgtcaatctTGAGTGTTTCTATTCTTTTAAATGGACCAATCAGTAGTGTAGATTCATTAGTGGATAGGCAGGCTTGCTTGTTTTTAATGCCAATGGCCTTCAATCCATTGATTTGTACTATAATCTGTAAATAGTTATGTAAATATTATTCacttttgtgtgtttgcatacCTATTATAAAGACTAATATGCTTTTATGAAGCAATATGTATTCTAAACTAACAGAttaacatgtttatttgttataCTTTCTTGGCATGCCTTATGTCTGCTTCACTAACTGTGCACTCTTATAAGAGCCTGCTCATTTCTGCTGGATACGGAAATTACCTACATTCGGTACATTACTTATGCAAGTGGTCATTTCAGTGTGACAGTAATCATTATAgtaatttttgtttcatttatttatctcattttaaaaTTTCAACTCTGTGCAACTTATTGTGCTTTGCTTTATTTCTCCCTGCATTATATTGTAACATAAACCTTTTTCCAGAAACAcctacacaattttttttctaacacacacacacaaattatccAGTtatacattgttgttgtttgagcATTATTCTGCACAAAATGTGTGAAGGaaggttttttaaatatttttttattaaattgatCATAGACAAAATCTTGTAACCCGGACATggtgggtatatatatatatgctaataTATATATGGTGTTCCGCTCAAACTAAAGGCTGTGTCCATGCACCAGGtaggggttgtttttttgtttgtttgtttgttgttgttttttttttaggtattcTGAATGAGTGGAATGTGTTACCACCTGTTCTGGAATTTTTCTGAAGTTCATAAGATACTAAGTGGCTGAAGGTGCATGAGTATGTTTGAATGTGCGTTAACAGTGTGGGACTTTAACTTTTCTTATCGATATAGGTGCTGTACTGGTTTGGTCACTTGAACACACTTGGTGTTCTCTTTAGTAATTGGTGTACTCTTCAAAAATGATGAAGGGGAAATTTACTGTGGCCAAATTGCTGCTTCATCCTGTTCTTTCAAATACACTAAGTTGGTAATGGCACAATTTGCATCACATGACACTGCTGCTGTTTTGAGCATCTACCTGACAGGTTACCTTCACGCTCTCCTTGTTAATTTCATCTTTCTTTTCCATGCCTATTAAACTCCCATCTAAATTAACGGGATTCACATCATGCATCTTGCATGTAGACAAGCCAGGCTCATCCTAAAATAGTAAGCTAGccaattttgttttttaaggcTGTTTTGTTACATGAAAAGCCTTTAAAGTTATCCTCAATGAATATTTCTTGAGCAAGCTCTATCTCGGAGTTGAATAAAACGTGAACATTTAATCGTCTTCAGAATTGCTTGGACATTGTTACAGTTTTGGCCACCAGGGTGCTGGATATCCAGAAACGATCCTAACTGAATACAGTAAATGTATTCAAGGGTGTCGTATGGAGTGATAAATGGAGTGTGTCAACTGTGCACCAAACTCAGAGAATACTTGATATTGCCAAATACTATTTGTAAATACTGTTTGTGTGTAGGAGGGATACAATCTAAACAGAGCTTCAAGATTTAAACAGGATTTTCAAAAGTGGACACAATTGGCATGTTTGGCCTTAATGACCCTAACAATTTCTTCTACAATTGCTAGTGTCACTTgtctttaggttttttttttttttttttttttttttaaataaactagcTGAAATCTTTGTAACCATGATTAACCAGTGTTCTAATTAGAGTAACATGACAGTTAAAGAGAGCATGCCTTATCCTGTTGACAAAGCAAGTGCAAAATGTACTACATTGGTTGAAGGTTCCTGCACTTTATGCTGTCATGGTTTTATATCTTTAACTGCATTGTTTCACTGTGCAGTGTAATGCCTTATGTGTATGTACTCAAAGTTTCAACCAACCAATCAGCTTgcgtatatatatgtgtgtgtgtgtgtgtgtgtgtgtgtgtgtgtgtgtgtgtgtgtgtgtgtgtgtgtgtgtgtgtgtgtgtgagtaaaatTTTCAAGTTCTTGTTTTGCTTGCGTTTCTTGATGCGCGTGTAACTCCAGTGCCCTGATCAAGGCAGGGTTACATAGTCATGTAACAGATGCCTGTAGACTCCTTTATGTCTGTGTGGTTCAAATTTGTGTTAACTGAATGATGAGTGAGTAGTCAGCTAATGCTCTTGTCTAGAAGTCTTTTTTTGCAGTATTTTAATTTTACTGCTACAGACTTGTGGTGAAACTGACTAATGCACAACAGACACATCAGTCTTGCACAATTCACACAGGGTAATATGCTGGCAACAAAGACACTACCATATGAACTATTGCAATATTACATTTCTGCCAGCTTATGTTGTTGTAACTATATTTATTAGGAAACCATTTTTGTACCTTGTATGATTGTATGAAACCTAATATTCTTTGTAAAATAGACAATTGTTTGAATGCTGTAAAGCAACAGAAAGTCTGACGTTGTACACtgtatttgttgtgttttaagatattatatatattacacactttTTGTAAAAACATGAATGTCTGGTGGTTTCAGGAGTTGAATGATTGCCTATATTTTTACTCAGCTtgtgtataatgtgtacatgtactgtatataagcaGCACACAAACCCGCCCTGCCTATCTCCCCATCATGTTAATCACCTGCCTTTCCTGCCAATTTAATCTGGtggtgggttttgttttttcatattGTCATTTAGATTTGAAATAGGCTAATAAATTTTTCAACTTTTTGGTGGTTTAGTTTCCTGTTTTTTCTTCAGAGGCATGTATAgatctctgtatatctctctataacagttactggaaatgtgtagttgcagttattgctgcacaagggggcaCACTAGATACTGAACGGAAAGGTTCACATACCTTTGCCACTCtaagatatgtaatattggatcatgttcctcaataaataagtgtactatatataataaatataatatttttgtctcacttGGTTCTCTTGATCTTCTTTTGAGGACTTGTGTGGAAATCTgaatgttttaggtcatttgTATGACAtcagttacatcatcaataaagattagtgagcctgttccatcTTTCACAGGTgaacttgtatgttttggatcatgagcagatcttttctttctccacattttggcctttccatcactttgatagaggttaatgttggttccagaacttttgtgactcctctctgtatttctttgtgaattccattCTGGCTTTCCAAATcttgctgatgagtggtttgcatcttgtggtatgtcctctatatttctgctcttgtcGTCTTTGAAAGGTGGactgtgataccttcacccctgccctatgGAGATAATtgttgtttttgagtttttcttcacatctctcacaatgtttgtcatctgctgctgctgttgtccTTGACaaacccattcggtgtctgttgttCAGTAtatcagtggtttctttcttttcaggactttctaaattgttgtattgcctattcccaatgtttgtgcaatgcttctgattgattttccctcttttctcagcttcgaaatggcttgcttttctcccatagacagctgtTGGTTTATAATTTTTaacaaacaaatgcagtctttacaggtgaaactgaaggctaaaaccaagagtagttgttcagagctatttattgttttaaacaatcaatctaacaggaaaCAGCTGGGTGACAAGAAACAACTGTCAGTCACAGTCTGATAcgaaatgtgctatgttctatgtcgtttaacacatccacatataaataccaggaaataaaagctgaaattttaacctttattttcatattcatctcttgatctcaaacccaaatgtctgcAGTCTACATCAATAACAACTGAATTGACCCTGCTGTTCTAAGTgtttcagagaggactgtatTTTCCTAGCAAACAATTTCACCTATTAGAGCAATTGTTTTATTGTCAGAATGATTAAAGCCTACCTCTGTGTGCAGTGTGCAGGCTAGTTCAGAGACTCATAATTTCAGGGTGCCTTCAAATTTGAGTGATTTGTCTTTAGTGCAGCAGTGTGAACCCTGCAGGGGGAGACAGGCTCTGTTTTCTCGATGGAAGCTTCTGCCCTGCATAATGCAATTCAATAATGAAATGACGCCAGTAGCTGAAACAGCCGTGTGAAACTTCAACTAGGCTGCGTCAATGTTTCAAGAATGGATGTGTAAAACGAAGTGTTTCCCGCAGGTGCAGTATGGGATATGGTGAGAACAGCTTCGAGAACAGTGCTTTACAAGCAGCAGCAGGAGGATGAGAAGGAAGGGAGACCGTTCTAGACAGGGCAAAACAGCAAACTCAACACTCTGTGCGTCCCAGGCGTGTtagcgcagagagagagagagaaagagaggagggggggggggggggggggggcgacgCATCATTGCAGTACTGAGAGGAAAGTCCTGCGCTAGTCCAAAagcctcagacacacacacacacgcatccagagagaagaagaagaagacagcCGACATTGCCGACCCAAATCTCAGAAGCTGACAGCAGAGACtcgtatgtttgtttgtttttatgcagcatttttcttttgtgtgtgtgtgtgctggcagGACGTGGCTGACACTCGGTTCTGGGTGAATTATAGTTTCTCGTAATGCGCCACTCGGGCTGATGCTCTCGCTGCAGCAGTgagctctcctctcctcttccctcAGCTCCGCTCCCAACACTCCCCCCAGCACTGCGCACCGTCCCATCAAAGCTAACCACAGTGCTCATCGTACAATTCTAGGGACTTCTAAGGATTCTCCTGACATCCTTGTCTCCACTTTGCTGGTATCTCGTTGACTTCAAACCCTTCCCCCTTCATCTctgcctcctcttcctcctcgtctTTACCAAGGCGAAAGTGCTGCAGAGAGCATGTGAGTACCAATGCGGACTTCGGCTGTTGCAAACAGAGctcctctgtgtttttttttattttattttattttattttttatttatttatttatttatttttattttaaaaagacattCTTACGCGCACACGGTACTGTGTGTTTTGCTGTAACTTTAGAACTCGTTATTTTTACCCAGGTTACTTCCTTTttccaaatgaatgaatgaatgccttttattgtcactatacatatgtacaatgaaattaagagccactcctttttgttccgtgcaaacatatacattcaatatacaagaagaataaacaggaTGGAGTGTTATGCATTTATTAACTTGCGGGAGATGCTCAGGTCCACTGAACATATTATACTGCTGCTATAGCACAAaacattcattaacataattTGTAAGCAGTTGAGCTATCTTACTTATGGAAAACAAACATGTACCAAAATAATGTTTATcaattagttttaaaaaataaataaataaatttgtgatGCTCTGCTAATAAAACCCCCCTGAATTTTACTTATGTTacatacacactgtgtgtgtgtgtgtgtgtgtatatatatatatatatatatatatatatatatatatatatatatatatatatatatatatatatatatatatatgtgtgtgtgtgtgtgtgtaacacaaGACAGGCCTTTCCTGCCATGTGAAATGAGAAAATGCGCACTTCCGAATGAGATCAGTGCAGTAACGGACTTTGTGCGTGACTGGTGACTGTGCTTTGGTGTCCTCATTATTCATAGTCATCCAGTGTCCAGTAAAACGTAGCTTTAGAAATAGGACAACATTTTTAATACTCTGAAACAAGCCAGACTTGTTCAGTCCTGGAGGGCTACAGCACTGCAGACTTCTACCTCATTTAACACACTCATAAGCGAATTAGCAAGGGCTTTATGGGATGAATCTGGTGTGTTAAATACGAAAACACAAATTTCTTCAGGGCTGCAGCCCTCCAGGCCTGGAGTTTGACACTCCTATAGCCACGCACACATGATGTATATTAATCCGCTTATGGCTTCATGTTCAGGTCAGCTCCAGATGCTGCAGCTCCTGCAGGAGCTCCCGGGGCTCCTGGCGCTCCTGGGGCAGAAGGAGCACCAGGCACAGGCCCTACTCCTCCTCCCAACACCAGCAGCAATCGTCGACTACAGCAGACACAGGCGCAGGTGGAAGAGGTGAGCATGTCTCAGGACGAAGAAGGGAGGAAAGTTGAGGAGTGAATACGTTATACTTAAGCCTGGGTTATCAATAGtcaactaattattattattaatttttatattaaagaaGAGtctttagtttatattattttgtaaatgtaatatatacatatatcatcTCATCTATCCATATATCTTTGCCAAAGAGCTCCACAAGCTTTTAGTTGgcattttaacaaattataaCTGGACTTTCAGCTCCTGCCCTCACAAGTAGTTTATGCCTTCTAGTGAATTCTCTGAGCTGAGGCTGGTGTATGTTTTCACAGcagcaggtttttatttatgctTGTGTGTTTAGAGTCTACACGAATTCAATTAATCCCTAACCTAAGCACTTTACCCTAACTAGGTACTGAGGTGACATGATGCTGTGTTTTGGTATtcttctgatttatttttcttttttaacagcCAGTCTCATATTACATTGATATATCTGATGTTTATGCATGTTGAGAGACAGGAGCTTGCAATTCACCTTCAGCTTTTATGGTTCACATTGTAAAGTTGGAAACTTGTCCCTGCTTTGGTCTTATTCATTGGCAAAACGTTATGGCTCAGTTTATTAAAGTCACAGACCTAGCTGATCTTGATTTTACAGTGAACTAATTACTGCAATAGAACAGTCACCAGTAATCACCAACTATTGTTATTTTCTATCAAACTAAATGCAGTGCAtcattaatgataattaaaatcCTTAATAATGACCTGGTCTGCTTTTCTGTGAAGGTTGTTGATATTATGCGTGTGAATGTGGATAA
This genomic window from Ictalurus punctatus breed USDA103 chromosome 1, Coco_2.0, whole genome shotgun sequence contains:
- the pip5k1ab gene encoding phosphatidylinositol 4-phosphate 5-kinase type-1 alpha isoform X2, which produces MKMATAGSADPGFTAPPGSSRKTASPEGPGSSQSMKKTIGHRGIDPTGETTYKKTTSSALKGAIQLGITHTVGSLSQKAERDVLMQDFYVVESIFFPSEGSNLTPAHHHGDFRFKTYAPIAFRYFRELFGIRPDDYLYSLCNDPLIELSNPGASGSIFYVSSDDEFIIKTVQHKEAEFLQKLLPGYFMNLNQNKRTLLPKFYGLYCVQAAGKNIRIVVMNNLLPRSVPMHLKYDLKGSTYKRRASPKEREKTVPTHKDLDFVQDMPEGIQLEPDNYNALSKTIHRDCLLLQSFKIMDYSLLVGIHNVDQASRERLGAGESCRPVEGAVTPDQKRPQVQKALYSTAMESIQGEARGKGTVDSEDQWGGIPARNSKGERLLVYIGIIDILQSYRFIKKLEHSWKALVHDGDTVSVHRPGFYAERFQRFMCNTVFRKTMRSSPSKKSRSGCQSVARRLPMGTAFPSAQSSSHMLLNAQLVYRSHFTHSDPDVEIGVQSGRPDLLRSMPSQAGTSSEFEVTDMPNPSVPPMRSVGVEVHKSASTEPDGNTFLSLGDAVGDEQMSNEDAISLKDIIPETNICF